A portion of the Leptospirales bacterium genome contains these proteins:
- a CDS encoding prolyl oligopeptidase family serine peptidase, with the protein MKVRSIAISCAAFWLLPLLVVCSGPGQAAPGMDAELTALRGENELLLPAAPGSNGTVALTLFCPRAGALRGAVLLLPGWKFSRHRWLEETALYNEASQRGLCLAAPEMNTTLYESAYYPETRLRWSTMPGQQWVLQILIPELQKRGLFREGQSNFLLGLSTGARGVALLALARSTLWSAAAALSGDFDQRRMPRDRLMNGVYGPLHQFPERWAGPDNPQIRAAEWKTPLYIAHGRNDAVVPFEQSERFFSELRRLHPQLPIEFSSPAAGHDFGFWSSQLQPAFKFFDLVAPSTAD; encoded by the coding sequence GTGAAAGTCCGTAGCATAGCGATCAGCTGCGCAGCGTTCTGGTTGCTGCCCTTGCTGGTGGTCTGCAGCGGTCCAGGTCAGGCTGCGCCGGGAATGGACGCTGAGCTGACAGCGCTGCGCGGCGAAAACGAGTTGCTATTGCCGGCTGCACCGGGTTCTAACGGAACTGTAGCGCTCACGCTATTCTGTCCGCGAGCAGGCGCATTGCGCGGCGCCGTACTGCTATTGCCCGGCTGGAAATTTTCCCGTCACCGCTGGTTGGAAGAAACGGCTCTCTACAATGAGGCCTCGCAGCGCGGTCTATGTCTGGCGGCGCCAGAGATGAATACGACTTTATATGAATCGGCCTATTATCCCGAAACCCGTCTGCGTTGGTCGACGATGCCAGGCCAACAGTGGGTCCTGCAAATTTTGATTCCGGAATTGCAGAAACGCGGTCTCTTTCGGGAAGGGCAGTCTAACTTTCTGCTTGGGCTTTCAACCGGAGCGCGCGGCGTAGCGCTGCTGGCCCTGGCCCGGTCGACGCTCTGGAGCGCCGCGGCCGCACTATCTGGCGACTTTGACCAGCGCCGCATGCCGCGCGATCGTTTGATGAACGGCGTCTACGGACCGCTGCACCAATTTCCCGAGCGCTGGGCAGGCCCGGACAATCCGCAGATTCGGGCGGCGGAATGGAAGACGCCGCTCTACATTGCCCACGGCCGCAATGACGCCGTAGTGCCCTTTGAGCAAAGCGAGCGTTTTTTCTCCGAGCTGCGTCGATTGCACCCGCAACTCCCAATCGAGTTTTCATCGCCGGCCGCGGGCCATGATTTTGGGTTCTGGAGCTCGCAGCTGCAGCCGGCATTCAAGTTCTTTGATCTTGTCGCGCCGTCGACCGCTGACTGA
- a CDS encoding beta-lactamase family protein: protein MGDSKARGLLWLLAAMPTILVLRPYCSSFGSSPLWQAADPIELRLEAEDTQRYIRLVEAWIGDSAARGLTPSVAAGVVANGRLVWSTYYRTDPTRSYGLASITKTVTGLAMMQLVESGKVRLDDPVTRHLPDVHISRYELRSRNVTIADLLSHTGGLPDLRYYQNPEWKQPPNSGMPFALPLQVYPAGSHYRYSNHGFILLGEIIKRKTGLSIPEYYAKHIFEPGGMDRARFTDHHSGAYGLTMTLPDLAAYAALWLQRGRGIRGQRLLDDETVDRMLRAPLFFPDGDAHAYCGLAWRVERRAGHIVSFYHIGGADGVMSWVQMFPEHGVAIVYLGNPPAMVDDLMARIPDLQNRLALLATAIAGASAPVNRFQQSVAGSQVAQLLPGSYRNPLNGVSIEIEQGAGGLRLRRSGRGWEELRPRSAREFSTRSQLYDFSFYSPDEAPAGIATVQEYFLRERADTPAASGAVAGGQSERDAQQN from the coding sequence ATGGGCGATAGCAAAGCGCGCGGACTTCTCTGGCTACTGGCGGCAATGCCGACCATTCTTGTGCTGCGTCCGTACTGTTCCAGTTTCGGTTCTTCTCCTCTCTGGCAGGCCGCCGATCCCATAGAGTTGCGTCTTGAGGCGGAGGACACACAACGCTATATCCGACTGGTTGAGGCCTGGATTGGCGACTCTGCCGCACGAGGGCTGACTCCCTCGGTTGCCGCGGGCGTGGTTGCGAACGGTCGACTGGTTTGGTCGACCTATTACAGAACCGATCCAACGCGCTCCTACGGATTGGCATCAATTACCAAGACCGTCACCGGACTGGCGATGATGCAGCTGGTGGAAAGCGGTAAAGTGCGTCTCGATGACCCGGTAACCCGCCATCTGCCAGACGTGCATATCTCACGCTATGAGCTGCGTTCCAGAAACGTAACCATCGCCGACCTGCTGTCCCATACCGGCGGTCTTCCGGATTTGCGCTATTACCAGAATCCGGAATGGAAGCAGCCGCCGAATAGCGGCATGCCCTTTGCGTTGCCGTTGCAGGTCTATCCTGCTGGCAGCCACTACCGCTATTCGAACCACGGCTTCATCTTGTTGGGCGAAATCATCAAGAGGAAGACCGGCCTGAGCATCCCTGAATACTACGCCAAACATATCTTTGAACCGGGCGGCATGGACCGCGCCCGTTTCACCGATCATCACAGCGGCGCCTATGGATTGACCATGACGCTGCCTGACCTTGCCGCGTATGCCGCACTCTGGTTGCAGCGCGGGCGAGGCATTCGCGGTCAACGCCTGCTGGATGACGAAACCGTGGATCGCATGCTGCGGGCGCCGCTCTTCTTTCCCGACGGCGACGCTCACGCCTATTGCGGCCTGGCCTGGCGGGTCGAACGTCGCGCCGGCCATATCGTAAGCTTTTATCATATTGGCGGCGCCGATGGCGTCATGTCTTGGGTCCAGATGTTTCCAGAGCATGGCGTAGCTATTGTCTACCTGGGAAATCCGCCGGCCATGGTCGATGATCTGATGGCGCGCATTCCTGATTTGCAGAATCGGCTGGCGCTTCTGGCTACAGCCATCGCCGGCGCGTCCGCACCGGTGAATCGATTTCAACAAAGCGTTGCCGGCAGCCAGGTTGCGCAGCTGCTGCCTGGCTCTTATCGCAATCCCTTGAACGGCGTATCGATCGAGATCGAACAAGGCGCAGGCGGATTGCGACTGCGACGCAGCGGACGCGGCTGGGAAGAACTCCGACCGCGCTCGGCCCGCGAATTCAGTACGCGGTCACAGCTCTACGATTTTAGCTTTTACTCGCCAGACGAAGCGCCGGCAGGCATTGCCACAGTGCAGGAATACTTTTTGCGCGAACGGGCCGATACGCCGGCCGCCTCCGGGGCCGTGGCCGGCGGCCAGAGCGAAAGAGACGCACAGCAAAACTGA
- a CDS encoding beta-lactamase family protein, protein MTGLLLAALVQSIAGEGGQPAPIAESPWGLTLAAYVRDGGPQRGFARWARETQPELRSSDAVQRAATELDKHMAAATGGASIPMAAMAITREGATLYRSEHGLNVDSLFPVASVAKTFTAVAVLELADQGRLQLDDEIGRYLPELSFAQRPEGGRAVTIRHLLQHSSGLPYFARGGGTNLRCPHSGMALYIPSQYKPAGESHFYSNFNYNVLACLIERVSGERFDEYVTNQVLRPAGMDHSRLSPASNGAAGLNSTVADMGRFLSVVFDERSPRPLLSAQMRAEMIAPPAFLKGRVGRDEMYYALGVRVQYRHGHPAEVYHTGVWYNTFAEMRYFLTQGGAMATIANPPDFRSPLLYGFRDTNPLLGGRYLDAANQFVDSSSNMVGAAGY, encoded by the coding sequence ATGACAGGGCTCCTGCTGGCCGCATTGGTCCAGAGCATTGCCGGAGAAGGCGGCCAGCCCGCGCCAATTGCAGAAAGCCCCTGGGGTCTGACCCTTGCAGCCTACGTTCGTGACGGCGGGCCGCAACGGGGTTTTGCTCGCTGGGCCAGGGAAACCCAGCCGGAACTGCGCAGCAGCGACGCCGTACAGCGCGCAGCGACAGAACTGGACAAGCACATGGCCGCAGCCACCGGCGGCGCCTCTATCCCGATGGCCGCCATGGCCATTACCCGCGAAGGGGCCACACTGTACCGCAGCGAACATGGTTTGAACGTCGATAGCCTCTTTCCGGTAGCATCGGTGGCCAAGACCTTCACGGCGGTGGCAGTCCTGGAGCTGGCTGATCAGGGGCGACTCCAGCTCGATGATGAGATCGGACGCTACCTTCCCGAGCTGAGTTTTGCTCAGCGTCCGGAAGGCGGGCGAGCGGTCACAATTCGCCATCTATTGCAACATAGTTCTGGCCTGCCCTATTTTGCCCGGGGCGGCGGAACAAACCTGCGCTGCCCGCATAGCGGAATGGCGCTCTACATTCCTTCGCAATATAAGCCAGCCGGGGAATCACATTTTTACTCCAATTTTAATTACAATGTACTGGCCTGCCTGATTGAGCGCGTTTCCGGCGAGCGATTCGACGAATATGTTACGAATCAGGTGCTGCGACCGGCCGGGATGGACCATTCGAGGCTTTCGCCAGCATCCAATGGCGCCGCGGGACTGAACAGCACCGTGGCCGATATGGGCCGCTTTCTTTCGGTGGTCTTTGACGAGCGCAGCCCCCGCCCCTTGCTGTCTGCTCAGATGCGCGCCGAAATGATTGCTCCGCCGGCATTTCTGAAAGGTCGTGTTGGGCGGGATGAGATGTACTACGCCCTTGGCGTGCGCGTGCAGTACCGGCACGGACATCCCGCAGAGGTCTACCACACCGGGGTCTGGTACAATACCTTTGCGGAGATGCGCTATTTCCTGACGCAGGGCGGGGCCATGGCAACCATTGCCAATCCGCCCGACTTTCGTTCGCCCTTGCTCTATGGTTTCCGTGACACAAATCCGCTTCTGGGCGGACGTTATCTTGACGCCGCAAACCAATTCGTCGATTCTTCGTCTAATATGGTCGGCGCGGCCGGATACTGA